TATTGTTACAATTGGAACTGGAGTAATTATAAAAAGTAACCAGTAACCAGCATATAGTAACCGGTAATAACGGCGTGATTTTCCTGTAAACTGGTTACTGTCCACTGTAAACTAACCGAGCGAGGCGAGGAATAGATGCATATAAAAGAATTTGAATTTGAAAAACCGATTATAGAACTGGAAAAAAGGATTCAGGAACTGAAATCTTCCAGTTCCGACGAGGGATTTGATTTATCAAAAGAAATAAAAGATTTAGAGGGAAAAGTTAATGGTAAAAAAATGGAGATATTCAGAAATATAACCGCTTGGCAAAGAACTCAAATAGCAAGACATCCCAAACGTCCATACACTCTTGATTACATTGGGCTTGTAATGGAAGACTTTATAGAATTGCATGGAGACAGAACGTTTTACGACGACCTTGCAATTGTAGGAGGCATCGCTTCTTTGGATGAAAAAACAGTGGTTGTAATCGGACATCAAAAGGGGCGAGACACAAAAGAAAATTTAAAACGCAATTTCGGGATGGCCAATCCTGAAGGTTACAGAAAAGCACTGCGATTAATGAAATTGGCTGAAAAATTCTCTTTTCCAATAATAACTTTTATTGACACTCCTGGCGCATATCCAGGCATAGGTGCAGAAGAAAGAGGACAAGCTTGCGCTATAGCAACAAATTTAAAAGAAATGGCTTCTTTGACTGTTCCGATAGTTACAGTAGTAATCGGAGAGGGAGGAAGCGGCGGAGCTTTAGGTATAAGCATGGGCAATTATATCTATATGCTGGAATACTCTGTTTATTACGTATGCAGTCCCGAAGCATGTAGTTCCATATTATGGAGAGATGTATCAAAGGCAACAATAGCGGCAGAACTGCAAGGCATTACAGGTAAAGACCTTTTAAAATTCGGCGTAATTGATGGAATAATTCCCGAAACACTTGGAGGAAGTCATAAAAACCCCGAAGAAACCGCAAAGAACATCAAGACAACTTTAAAAAAGGCGTTTGAGGAACTCTGTTCTATGCCAACTGAAAAACTTATTAGTCAAAGATATGAAAAATATAGAAAAATAGGGGAATATTCTACAATTTAAACAAAGCAATGAAAAAACTAATTTGGGCTTTTTTAACAATTCTCATTTTTTCCTGCGGATGCGCTACTACTTCCTTAAAAGAGGATAGATCAAGGCAAAGGTCTTCTCTTCCTAACGCATCACAAACTCGGCTATCGCAGGAAGAACAAAAAGTTGCAAGCCAAGACGCATATGGAAATTTCAAATCGGCTTCAGAACTTATAGTCCCGGCCGACATGTCAAATTTTCATATATTCACAAAAGTATTAAAAAAAGGATGGGGAGAAGAAAATAAAAATCTGGAAAAATTACTTTCAGATAACGAACCTGCATTTAAAGAGTTTCAAAACGGCTTGGGTAAAAAGCAGTTAACTCTTCCTGCATTTAAAAACTACGAAGAGCGCAGAGAATGTCTTTTCGTTCTTGATAGATTAAGAGAACTTACAAGATTATTAAATTTAAAGTTCCAATTCCAAATTTATAAAAAGGATTACGTCAAAGCCATGCAATGTTGTTTTGACATCGCGAGATTTGGACAACTTTTGGAAAAAGGTGGCAATTCCTTATCTAAAAGAATGGGAATGGCGATAGAATCCAACGGATACAAGAATTTAAGAGATACTGTTTTCCTTCAAACAAATAGACCAAATTATCCCCACCTTTTAGAAAATATCCAATCCTTACAAAAGAACGTAGATGTCAGGAAACATTTCAAAGAAATATTGAAAAAGGAATTCGTTGATATCAAATTCAACGTTTCACCTTTATTGTTATCTGAAATAGACTGGCAAGAATTTATAGAGAGCTACCAAGCAAGCGGATATACTCAAGAAGATGTAGAGCAAAGTGTTAGAGCCTGTTATGTTAACGCCATGGAAGATATCAATTTACCTTACAATAAAGGATTAAAAGCATGGGCATTGGAAGAAAATCCCCAAAATCCGGTAAGACAAATATTTATGCCTGTCTTGAGGAATATGTATATAGAGTGTGGGCGACTAGACACGGAGAGAGACGCAACTTTTATAATTATCGGATTGGAATATTACTATAATAAAAACAAGCAATATCCGGGAAAACTCTCCGACCTTGTCCCAACCTATCTTCCCTATTTGCCGAATGACCCTTTCAGCGCAAAGCCTTTTATTTATCAAAGAAAAGGCAAAGGTTGGATAATGCATAGCATAGGCAATGATTTAAAAAACGACTTCGGGCAAATATCCAGCTACTCATCTAAAGACAGCACAGGCGATATAATTTTCTATAAAGAATAAACGTTTGCCCTGCTTCCGCAATATGATTACATAGATTTCTTACTTTTAATCTGTGTAATCTGTATTTGATAATCTCTGCAATCAGGTCTCCGAACACAATGAGGAGATATTTATCCAAAGAAAACCTTGGCCTCATCTAATAAGTCCTTATCGACAATTCTCATTTCGCCAACCGCTTCTTCAAGAGGGACAGCGACAAGTTCCCCTTTTCTAAGGGCAGCCATTTTGCCAAACTCTGTTTTTTTAACAATATCTATTGCTTTAAGCCCTAATCTGGTGGCAAAATATCTATCAAATGCCGAAGGAGAACCTCCTCTTTGTAAATGCCCTAAAATAACCGAACGAGTTTCAACTCCCGTTCTTTTTTCGATTTCTTTTTCCAAAGCTTTTGCGATTCCACCTAATTTTACATGACCAAAGGAATCAGTTCCTTCGGCTTGAGTAAAGAATTTCTCGCCTCCCTTGGGAAGAGCGCCCTCGGCAACCGCAACAATACTATAAAGTTTGCCGTTTTCTTTTCTCTTGTTTATTATTCTGCAAATTTCTTCAATATCAAATGGTTCTTCAGGAAGTAGGATTACATGAGCTCCCCCTGCCATTCCGCCTTCAAGAGTAATCCAACCGGCATGTCGCCCCATTACTTCTACCACTAAAACTCTATGATGAGATTTTGCAGTCGTATGAAGAGAGTCTATTGCTTCAGATACACGATTTATTGCCGTATCAAAACCAAAACAAATATCCGTAGCCGAAAGGTCATTATCTATAGTTTTAGGAACTCCCACTACTTTTACTCCCTTTTTACTGAGTTTACTTGCAACTCCAAGCGTATCGTCTCCGCCTATGACCACCAAAGCATAAAGACCCAGTTGCTGTATACTCTCTATCGCTTTTTGCTCGCCGCCTTCTTCGTTGTACGGATTAGTCCTTGAAGTTCCAAGAATTGTTCCGCCTTCGCGATGAATATCTTCTACTGTTTCTGTAGTTATTTTTTCTATATTTTTTTCAAGAAGTCCGCGCCATCCGTCTTTTATTCCTATTATTTCGTACCCCAGTTTTTCGCCTTTTACTACCACAGCGCGTATTACAGCGTTTAACCCAGGAGCATCTCCCCCGCCGGTCAGTATACCTATTTTCTGTTTTTCCATTTGTTCCTCCCGATGTTTTGTATTTTATCAAGAATTCTATCCGCCAATTCTTTTTTGGAAAGTAGCGGCAATTCTTCTTTTTTCCCGTTTTTACTGATTAAAATAGCTTTATTAGTGTCACTGCAAAAACCCGAGTTCTTAATATTGATATCATTTGCCACAATCAAGTCAAGATTCTTTGTTTTCAATTTTTCCTTAGCTACATTTATCTGATTTTTTGTTTCTATCGAAAACCCGACTGTTATTTTATCTTTCTTAATTTTACCGACTTCTAATAATATATCGGAATTAGGAATAAGTTTAATATCCCACTGCCCTTCTGCTCTTTTTCTTTTCTGTTTTATAAGGGTTTTAGATCTAAAATCACCTACCGCAGAAGCCATTATTAATACATCAGTTGAAGCAAAATTTTGGATTACTTTATCTCTCATTTGCCTTGCAGTTACAACATTTATAATTTCAATTCCATCTGGTTGAGAAAGCAAAGTTGGGGCTGAAATTAATTTAACATCTGCTCCCCTTATTTTTGCCACTTGAGCCAAAGCATAACCCATCTTGCCTGATGAAGCATTCCCAATAAAACGAATAGGGTCAAGGAATTCCCGAGTACCTCCTGCAGTTATTAGAATTTTCACGCTTCTAAGATATTCCCCGCCTGCTTGTCCCAAGGTAACATCGCCGCGGGCAGGTTTTGCTGACAAGGCATGCTTAATATTTTTTATAATATCCTCTATTGAAGCAAACCTTCCTTCTCCTGTTTTACCGCTTGCTAAAACGCCTTTATCAACAGGAACTATATAATAGCCCTTATCTTTCAATTTACCTAAATTTTCTCTAAAAATTACATTTTTATACATACCCTCATCCATTGCGGGAGCAAAGATTATAGGACCTTGGAAAGAAATAAGAAGCGTAGAAAGTAAATCGTCGGCTATACCGCACGCTGTCTTCGATATTATGTTGGCAGTAGCAGGAGCTACAAACATCGCATCAGCCCACTGCGTAAGTTTGATATGAACAAGTTCCTCATGGTTTGAGGCCTGAATCTGGGTATTTTTGTCCAGTTTATTAAACATCTTCAAATAAACAGGATTTCCAGAAAGCGTTTGGAAAGTCAGAGGATTAATAAATTTAGTAGCATTATCCGTCATCACAACTTTTACCTGCGCGCCTTCTTCCTGTAATTTTCTTAACAATTGGCACGATTTATAACAGGCAATGCTACCTGTCACACCTAATATAAATTTCTTACCCTCAAACATCATTTGCTTTTACTTTCTATAAGACAAATTTTCTAGTTAATTGAAAAAGGATTTTATATCACTTCAGGCTTTGCTTTGCTTTGCTTTTCTTTTCTTTCTTCTTCTCTTTTTTCTCGGGAATGTTTGGTTTTCTGCCAATCGTTATCTTACCTTGCTCAATTTCTTCCAAAGCTATTTGCATAGGACCTTCGATTTCTGCCTGAATTAGTTTGGGTGAGCCCGAAACCAATTCCCTCGCCCTCTTGCTTGCCAAAGTAATCAATTCGAAAACATTCTCAACCTTATCACTTGAGCTATCTGAATGTTTCTTTTTCTCTTCTATTTTTTTTACCATTTTTTATTTCCCCCCAATAGTTTTTAGTATCTGATATAACTTTTCTCTCTTTTTTAAGGATTCTTCTTTTTCTGCTTTACATTTCTCTATTGCGCTCGGCTGCGCCTTTGACATAAAATCTCGGTTCGCTAATTTCTTCTCTATTCTTATCAGTCCCTCGTCCATTTTCGACAATTCTTTTTTTATCCTTATATTCTCCCTTTCCAAATCTATGTCCTTTAATAAAATATAAACACAAGTTCCCGACGAAGTAACTTGAGAAGAGAACTTCTCTTTAGCAGATATTTCTTTTTTTATCTGGATATCTTCAGCGTTTATAACCGACATTATGCTGTCTTTTTCTTTTGTGAAAATTACTTCTTCCTCTTGCGAAGATGGAACAACAACAAGATTCAACTTTTCATGAAACGAGATATTCCGCCCAGCTCTAATGTTTCTGC
The bacterium DNA segment above includes these coding regions:
- a CDS encoding acetyl-CoA carboxylase carboxyltransferase subunit alpha; translated protein: MHIKEFEFEKPIIELEKRIQELKSSSSDEGFDLSKEIKDLEGKVNGKKMEIFRNITAWQRTQIARHPKRPYTLDYIGLVMEDFIELHGDRTFYDDLAIVGGIASLDEKTVVVIGHQKGRDTKENLKRNFGMANPEGYRKALRLMKLAEKFSFPIITFIDTPGAYPGIGAEERGQACAIATNLKEMASLTVPIVTVVIGEGGSGGALGISMGNYIYMLEYSVYYVCSPEACSSILWRDVSKATIAAELQGITGKDLLKFGVIDGIIPETLGGSHKNPEETAKNIKTTLKKAFEELCSMPTEKLISQRYEKYRKIGEYSTI
- a CDS encoding 6-phosphofructokinase, giving the protein MEKQKIGILTGGGDAPGLNAVIRAVVVKGEKLGYEIIGIKDGWRGLLEKNIEKITTETVEDIHREGGTILGTSRTNPYNEEGGEQKAIESIQQLGLYALVVIGGDDTLGVASKLSKKGVKVVGVPKTIDNDLSATDICFGFDTAINRVSEAIDSLHTTAKSHHRVLVVEVMGRHAGWITLEGGMAGGAHVILLPEEPFDIEEICRIINKRKENGKLYSIVAVAEGALPKGGEKFFTQAEGTDSFGHVKLGGIAKALEKEIEKRTGVETRSVILGHLQRGGSPSAFDRYFATRLGLKAIDIVKKTEFGKMAALRKGELVAVPLEEAVGEMRIVDKDLLDEAKVFFG
- the coaBC gene encoding bifunctional phosphopantothenoylcysteine decarboxylase/phosphopantothenate--cysteine ligase CoaBC; the protein is MMFEGKKFILGVTGSIACYKSCQLLRKLQEEGAQVKVVMTDNATKFINPLTFQTLSGNPVYLKMFNKLDKNTQIQASNHEELVHIKLTQWADAMFVAPATANIISKTACGIADDLLSTLLISFQGPIIFAPAMDEGMYKNVIFRENLGKLKDKGYYIVPVDKGVLASGKTGEGRFASIEDIIKNIKHALSAKPARGDVTLGQAGGEYLRSVKILITAGGTREFLDPIRFIGNASSGKMGYALAQVAKIRGADVKLISAPTLLSQPDGIEIINVVTARQMRDKVIQNFASTDVLIMASAVGDFRSKTLIKQKRKRAEGQWDIKLIPNSDILLEVGKIKKDKITVGFSIETKNQINVAKEKLKTKNLDLIVANDINIKNSGFCSDTNKAILISKNGKKEELPLLSKKELADRILDKIQNIGRNKWKNRK
- the rpoZ gene encoding DNA-directed RNA polymerase subunit omega; protein product: MVKKIEEKKKHSDSSSDKVENVFELITLASKRARELVSGSPKLIQAEIEGPMQIALEEIEQGKITIGRKPNIPEKKEKKKEKKSKAKQSLK